The genomic region TTAATCAATCGACTGAAAATAAATTATCGCTATCATTCGTATCACAGTTTACGGTCTTGCCTAAGTGAATAAATCCTACTCTACCATTGGAATTCTTCTCCTTTCGCCACCATTGATCAATCTTGCAGTCTTCAGCATGCCGGAAAACAAATTCTTAAATTCAGAAAAATCTCTTCACCCTCCAAACCACAAAAATGCTACACTTTAATCCCATCCCATCAATAATCTATAAAAACAGAACCACGTTCACAAGCCTATTACACTTCGCACAAAAATCCATACCACACAATAAAATAGAGCTCTGATTGTCTTCAACCTCGAATCAGCATTGCCCACTTGAAAAGGGTTATTTCAGCCGTCAGAAATGAGTCAATCAATCAAAGCTCCTATATATAATTTCCCAAATTTCTCACGAATCGCAGCACGCCCTTAATTACACGGTCGGCCAGTGGTGACCATGATCGATGGCGCTGAAATTACGCACGCAATTTCACGCGACGCGAGCCAGTCGCTAATCAGAAGCAGCGGCCGTTATCCTGTCGAGATCCTTAACGGTACTCGTTTCACGAGCCGCGTAAATCGAGCATCGCGTTCGATCAGTTGATCTCGACCGCCTCATTCAACCCGGCCGATTGTGCTCGCCGATAGAACCGGTGCACCGGCGATATTGGGTCGGTCGAGCACCGTGCTTCCAGGTGATTCCGGTGTCTGCACGTTAAATCGGGCTCGGACTAGTTCGACCGGATCGGACAAGCCGTCGTCGTTGCCACAGAGATGCTAATTTTCGCGGCGTGTCCGCGCTTGTCTAGAGCCAATATTCCGCTTGACGGCGGCCTCTCTGCGCCCAACAGTTGATTGTCCGTCTTATCTACCGGTGAATGTCCTACTCTGGTCTAGAAGTTTGCCGAAGCTAGCGTGCCGATTGCTAACCACCTGTGCATCGGTTGCTTCAGTTCTGTCGCCTTTACTAGCTAATTCTGCTGAGTGATTGAACATTTCTCGGCCGATTATTTAGTACAATTTGTATTGGAAAATGATGCAGGTGAGGAGATTGATAAAAGATGCTGCAGTGGAGCTTTGGTAGAGAATAATGTACGATTGGTGGTTTATCCAGACGTTGTGTaatgtggattttatgcatttatgagaaaaataaataggTCAAATAGAAAATTGTAAGATCATTGGAAGGATTTGAGGATattgtttcattattttcaatttactataattattagGAGGAGAATGACATTTTTGTGTAACTTATGTTTCAAATTAACTTAACAGATAACTTAAACAACTTTGCAATGCACAAATTAACTTGATCGAATGTACTGTTTTCTATTAGACTGGTCAAGCAGTCTTTTCTTTAGAGTACGTTCTACTGAATTGACTAAATTGTTTCTTCCTTTATATAAGTTCTGGCAATCTGATCAAATAGTATTTCCctttacatatattttattaaagtgATTAGATGGTCATTTCCTTTGAATAAGTATCATTAGATtggtaaaatatttttttccctTAAATAGGTTCCTCCAAGTAGACAGAAGAGCATCCTTTTCTATGTATACTGACTTTATTGAATTGTTCAAATAGTGTtttgtttaaaataaatttcattaGGTTAGCCAAATAGCACCTTTTATGAAACTGGTTTTGATGTATTACCCAAACAATCTTCTTTTTTAATTATGTTTTATTAAGTGAGCCAAGTAGTCCCTTTTTTCAAAGAATTTTCCATTTCTTCAACAAATGGATTATATTGGATCGGATAAACAGGTtgctttttaaaataaattttatcaCGTTTGCCTTTAAACTTTTCATCACATTGACTAAGTTCGTCTTTCCTTGTAAATAAACTTCATTACATTGTCCAACCAGTCATTTCTAAAGCAACTACGCTAAAGTCTGACAACAAAAGACTTACACAGCACAATGAAATGTTAACTAACTGCCTTTTGACCAGGAAAATCCTGTTAGTTCAGAACAACAAAGCACCACGCTCATTGAATAATGCAACGAACGATATCCAAAAGAAATGCTCGACGGTTTCCGCGTGCGGTGAGAATCTCGATTATTCAGCGGCTTCGACGTGTAATCGCGGCGAAAAAGTGGGTCGGCAACGTGAGACCAGATAGCCAGGTACTGAAACGTAAAATCGAGTCAACGCGAGACCGGTGCACGTCGATTTTCAATTTACCAGACGCGAAACTAACTCTGAAGCTCGATTTACACGTTACCAGAATTTTTTCTCGCGGTCGCTGGCTATGGTTTCAGGGGAAACTCTCGTGATCAATGGGACATAGTGTCTCGGAGCGAACCTGAGACATCGGTGACAGTGAGATTAGAAGGGATATTGACCTTTGCTGTGGATCTGCGGTTTAGCAATTTGCCAGTGGTGCGAGACTGACGCAGATTGAAGCAATCATTTTGAACCGAGCCCAGAAGCCGTTTACGATTTCCATCGCTTCATTGTGCATGATTTCTGAATTCGACCTGATTTCGAGTTAAAACGTCTTTATTGCTAATATCTGGAACAGTACGCAGCTACTTGTCATATTAATTGCGAGCCTTATAGATGATTGCGAAAGTGACAGACAGTTAAGCTCAGAAAACGTGACTAAGACAGAATAATTCATTGCAATATTTCTTTAGAAACGTAAGTGGAGgaaggaaatgaagaattgataTGTAGGATTGCAGTCCTTGATTTTCAAAATCACGTCAGGGTCACGAGTTGGAAATCGTTGAATTCCAACAAGTGTTGGTGCAACTAAGAAATGTCTATATTTTCTGACAAAAAGAAATTAGTGACTTGagaagagaaaaaaataatTACATAGAAAATATTTTCTGTTTTTCGATACTTTCTCTAAAATGACAGTTGAACTATGCTTGAAACGTTGCTTGTATGATTCAAAATGAAGTAGATAGTTAAGAGTTCACATTAAGATACTAAATCGAAGAGACAATggctcacacacacacattgaAATTTATTAATCATCACTAGTGTGTTCCACTAGTAGGTATGAAACAACTGTTACTTATAATAAAGTTTCAAAAACTCAAGATCATATAAGGAAAATcagcaaataatttattttaatcgtTTACATTAGGCAtctaaattcttaaaattaggccggaaaagttaaaaaattataCATCAAATTATACATCATGTTATAATTTACTTGCatctatacatataatttaatgtaCAATCTATAGCAAGATCTTAAATATTCTACAAACAAGAGTAAAGAAGCAATTCACCAGATTGCATAGTTATTTTCTTCCTTCCCAGATGCAATCTCACAGACTCTCGTATACATTTCAATTAACACGGCGGTCACACATGGATGATATTTTTTACTGGTCCTCAAACTTCATTTTTATTGTGATGCAtttgaacaaactgaatttttcTAGGATTTTTAGGATGCAAAAGAGTTAAAATATCAGCCGTCATGATAAATTATAACTGTCTAGTCTGagttttattaatcaaattattcagattttgttgaaatttttgGGGTTGATTTTTGCCACTTAACGTGTTAACGCTTTGACTGAAACATCAAGAACCTCAAAAGTTTCATAAAAtgcgaatatattatatttgttatattttgtATTCATGTAAGAAAAAGTGTTATGAATATTATCGTTTCTGTTcaagatatatttatttatacaatagtgttaaataatacatttaaaTGTCTGCgaacataaaatataaaatatttataatagaaCATTCTGTGAACATTTTTTGACTCTCCCTTAAACATGCTAGggttaatcaaattaaaattgagatGTTAAGTTATATGACATGAATGACTTTTTCAATATCTTTACGTTTTGTGGATCATAATAacgtattataaataataacgtattattaataatacgtATGCGTTATGTGACAGTCTGAAGTGTTAAACGAGGTCGCGCTCACCATCGAAAACTGCAATCATAACTACCTGCAATGTAATTCGCGAACATTTCGCAAGCCAGCAAGAAAGCAAGATGTTTACCGTGCCCTTCAACCGATTGCGCAGCCAAAAGTCAAAACTGACTCTAAATGTAGTCGATCATCGTCGACCGTCACGCTGAAACGAGCAGCATGGTCGACCGGTTCTAGGCCACGGCGCACAGTTGTCATTTTCGCCGTAACGCCAGCCACAATTCATAACTTCATATGAACTAAATTTAAATCTGTAGTCACAATTTTAAACTTTTAAAAGGATGATCCAATTGGCAACAAAATAAACATGCTTTTTAAGTTAACTGTTGTAAAAAGTAATATTTCCCtgattttcattataaatgatattttaacgtAAAATACGTAAATTGAAATGATAAATTTAATGCTTCGAAACTTATAGTTGTTAAGATTTTCTCATCCTTCTGATTCCTATCAAGTGtagcattttaaaaaaatatgaattcatgtatttcgaagGAAATCAAATTAAATCGAAAACGTTCaggaattttatatttttgtactaAATAACAATCGTAAGCTCTAAATAAAATGAAGTCAAATGAAGCGCCATTTCCTTATTCAATGTGATTTATTTACTGCCGTCTTCTTCTATCTTATGTTCTTTAATTTCTTCCCTCGTTCAATCATACATCACATAATCAACACTTGCATTCTCAGGAATGCTTTCAACGCATAACGCGAAACCGATGCTacaatgtatgtatacatataataatgcaTAATAGAATCTCGTTTATGTGCTCCTTCTTTATACGAACAAATTAATGTTCTACCTCATATATACGAACTTATAATTGAACCTTTATTATCTGAACTGCTGTCGAGCATATTTTTAGTTATACCGTTATACCAGCACGTAGTTTTATATACATAAGTACATAATTCAATTGCGAACTACTGCTGTATATACAATAATACATATCAAAATtcgtaaattataaaatataataatcatagtGGTAATAATATCTCAGAAATGGTACTAATTTTATAAAGAAAAAGACATTTTCtaacttttttaataatatgtttattatttattgcattGAAATAAagtgttttatattatttttcaagTTTTTAATAAAACAGAAGAGGGTGTATCGATTCACTTCAAAATTTGAATATTTTCTAAAACCGCAAATTTTTGTAAGTTTTCTTGCTTGGATATCGTTCTTGATATTTTCTTCTACATGAACAAAATTGTCTCGGTGTAAAGTTTCGCAAAAACCACAACTATTTCTCTAACTTTTTAtcgatatataaataaaattttgcagCATACTGAAGGGAGAATTACatgaataaattgaatgttattTTGCTTTTTAAGTGCAGAGCTGATAATTGTAACATGCATTTAATGAAAAACTAGTGTCTAGTATTTTTTAGATAGGAAGTACTCCTGACACTGTAAACGCGCCACAAATTGCAAGGCGTTTGAAATTATTCAAACTTCATCTTTTGAGGTCTCTATATTtcgtaaaaattttaaaatttcaAGCGGAATTTATTACATTGAAATATGTACAACAAAAACACCATATTAGCATACGTCTGTTTTATACTTGGAAAATGAGTATTTTGACCAGCTTTTCAACGAAAAGGACAACTGTGTGACGTTTCCTGACCCTTGCAATTTTTCTGTTGCAGCTATGCGCTTGCGGAATTTTGGGTGCGGGCCTCTGGCTCCGACTGGCGTACTCCGGCTACATGACCCTGATGCCGTATTACAGTTTCGCGTCAGCTGATTCTCTACTGTTAGCCGCTGGTAGCGTGACCTTCGTGATCGCCTTCTTCGGATGCTGCGGTGCCTGGTTTCAATCTAGATGCATGCTGATCACGGTTCGTAGCGTTGGGTTCCCTTCCGTTCTGTGACAGGTTCACCTTCACGCTGGGTTTAGGTTCGCCGGTGTCGATGATAATTGCGATTATTGCACCTGGATTCTCGAGAAATTAAAGAAACGTCGCGTCGTGTTCTTATTTCGGAATAGCTTCATGGTTGACAtattgttatgagttacaaacaattaaagTTCGAGAAAATCGCAGTTCTGTACGGATTTCAACCAGAGACAGGTAATTTTTACGTCTTCTAGTGGCCGTAGTTCTTGATAAAATTCTCATTATGCTTGTAAGTTACCGAGCTCTGCAAAAcgcatttattaaattttcgttccaggcGGGAGACTTTTATTTTTTCTGTCATTccgagtaatagcaaaattaagaagaCGTATGTTagttattgtacagtaaactagttTTTCTAATATcatcaaaaaattcaaatcatttagtcgAGTTTTGAAaaggttattgcattttaaaaagtattcgaagaattttcgTCAGGGGTTGTAGTTCTTTTGGGACAAAATCTGTAATTATAGAAACATTTCGTTTTGTTTGGGTGGATATTGACTTGATCTAAAATATTTTAAAGTCGTTGCAAATTGCTGGAATTAATTGTCGTGCATGCTTTCTAACTTAACATTTTTCGACGCCATCTGCAATTGGTTTCGTAATGACAATTCTTTATCTTGAGGATCTAAATAGTTTTAGAGAGACTTGTACGAGAATTTCTTAGGATCTTCAAAAGATCCTAGATTTTAGAGAAATGCTGTGCCTGTAATAAGTAACTGTAAAGTTGCGTATACACAGAAatatatatctttttttttcttactcTGATATAGTATTTCGGATTGGTGATGCTGATGTTCCTGGCTGAGTTCATGCTGGGTACTCTAGCCTTCACCTTCAGGGCTCACCTAGCCCATAATTTGAAGCAGGAGCTTCTCTTCGGGATCGAGAAGCACTACAACCACACTAAGGAGCCAGGATCCATTCCGTATGTTTGGGCCCGCATACAGACGGAGGTAACTAGCAATTGTAGATTCATTTACCTATTACTTATCgataaactgcagatttttatgcgaaacaaaacttGTTTGCATTCAAAATTGTACAAACTGCACAACTATACAATTGTACAGTTTTgggaaaaaattgttaaaattattttagttGGCGCGATCGATCTTTTAATTGCGACCAATTCATATACTGCCTTTTACATAAATTAATTACCAGGCATTGAATAgctaaatatatttgaaatgctgGGTTAAAGTGAAGTTAGATTCTACTAACCAATTGTTAGAAAATAATATAGGAATACTTTTAAATCTTTCTGTAATGTTATTACACAATCTTACTACTAAATGAACTGTACACATTTAACATCCAGATTAATACAATTAAATTAATACCATCTGGTCTTCGTGAAATTTAACGCAAAAATCGACCGAAACGTTGAATTTCGATCGCTAACAAGTTTTAAGTAATTAAAAGTTTAATCCTTGAAATTTTACTCTGTACTTTTGTGCAATTAGCATATCATGGTTTCAAGGTTTCTGCCAGGCACCTATTTAAAAGGTGCTTATTAAGCGAACTGCAATAGAGTATTGATTGGATGTAAAAATACATAGGCGGCTTGATGACAGTATTGCGTTACATCCTGAATAATGTGGTCATGATTGGGAATGGCGGTAAACGAAAGCACACGCGACAATAAATTACAAATACATAGCCGGCATTAAATCGAGATGCTTGCGTAATTGGAGGAACTGTGCATTCACTCGATCTCCGGCTGCACAAGTGCATTTAATCCGGCGAACGACATACTGCAACATGAATCAATCTACGATCGCCACTCATTGCTTCCTTGCACTATGTTTCCAATATTTCCTTCATGAACTACTTGGGATAATATTTTATTGCATTCTcaaattgaaatattaatttttatatttaatcggATAATTTGGTtagttttataaaatataaaactaaACATTGTTTTACTATTACTTAAATTGTCTGTCTGTCTAgctaaataaaatcaaatattgCTTTCTCATTATTTAAATTGTGTCCGTCTCTCtagctaaataaaataaaatattgctttcttattatttaaattttgtcttcgtttgtagctaaatatgataaaatattgttttacaCGTGCGTTACGTTACGAACATTGAAACACGTGTGGTTATTTGTATTGATGTTTCACTTTTTCTCTGCATGATTTCCGAAAAGATGGTTAGGAagcaaaatgaaatattaaaatgcTAATGGTGAAATGTAATGTATAAAATACTGAAAATGTACAACAGTTCAACAGATCAAGGTCAAAGTTATTATTGCATTTACGCTGACAAGAATATTTTCCATAACCAGTAACGGGTGCATAATAATGCAAACAACTTGGTTTTTTTAACGAAATAGTTTCAGTGCTAACGGAAATTGTTATTCATCTACAGACATCAAAAACTTGTTCGTACGACTTTTGATACTTTTTGCAATGGGATTTTTTATTCTCTGTAGCTCATTGCAATGTTAATCAACTTCGACGAAATCTTTGGTATATTTTTCACTTGAACCTTCACTATCCTTTTTACTTTATCCTACATTATATATTTCATTGTCATCCTTCACTATATCTTTCATAATACTGATTAATTATCATTTCTTCCAAAATCGTTTGCTCGTCACCTAGCAAACTAATTCACTTTGCTTCTCGAAGAATCTCAATTGTTCGATCCAATATCAAGAAAATAATAGTGTAACTTGCAACTATTGCAACTTAGTATATCCATAAATGCAATATATTCAGGATAAAATCCACTCTAAATGGTTAAGAGCTCAACTTTGATCGGCCTGGTATGCAAATGAATCGTGGTCACATGATTGGTGGCACAACGATGCAGCCAAGTCCACAATATCTTGCATAGAAGGTAGCTAACTCTCCAACACCTCTTCCAGTTCCAGTGTTGCGGCGTGCAGGATTACACGGACTGGTTCCAGATCGACGCATGGCCAAAGGAAAACCGTGTTCCCGACTCCTGTTGCATACAGCCAAAACGATACTGCGGTCGTGCTGACTCGAATGGTCTGAACAAGGAGCTCTGGCACAAGAAGGGCTGTGTGTCTGCTATTCAAATGTGGCTGGTGACCAGGCTCCACGTGGTCGGTACCGTTGGTTTGGTAGTCGCGTTCCTCCAGCTGTTCGGCCAGGTGGCCAGTATGATCCTCTTCTGCACAGTTAGGCACAAGAGGTCTTCCCACACGTACAAGAGCTACGACACTACGAACACCTAGAATTTTCGATGGATCTTAGACGAAACCGGCGTCTAAGGTCCATTCGGATAGGCTATTCGGAACGATCACGATCTTCTTTTTCGCCGTTCGAAGAAGGTTCTGATCGTACCATCCTCGCGAGATCTGGACCCTTGTAAAGTCTCTCTGTTTCCTTGACGAGATTCTTCCTCGGTTGGAGAATCGGGTTGTCCTTTGGGCAGGGCTGCCTTGTTCGGAAGTTTTGGGTATGAAGGTCCGTCGAGGTCTTTAAAACTGTTTTTAGATTGTCGTATCTTAAGGGTGAAATAGGAGACTGTCTTTGATATTTATATTACCTTTATGGTCCTTCAGGAAGAAGCAAACAACTGTAAGATTGATTAGAAATCAAGCTGATCCATAGAGGTCATTACGATTGGCTTTCTTCTTCGAATGTCCTTCATGATTCTCCAGAacgtaacaaacgattgaaTTCAAGATTGGTCGGGAACTAAGAACTTTTATAGAGGTCATTAGGTTTATCTTTCTTGGATATATGTCTGTTGTGATAATTTAGGATGACTCAAAGAATTGTCTTACGGATTGGTTAGGAACTAAAAAGACTTGTAGGAATCGTTTAGATtattttgtatgtttgtttCTCCGTTATGATATTTGAGAGAAAGAAGAAACAAAGAATTGAATACAAGATTAGATAGAACCTAGCAAAATCTGTAGAGCTTTGTTAGATCTACTGCAGACACTAGTTGCTTCCTTGTAGTTCTCCTGATCTAGTATTGATGAAGTATTGAATGAAAGATTGTCTAAAAACTATGACGATCTCTAGGAATCATTAGTATTATTTCTATTGCTTGTTTCTCTAAGACTTAGGAAATTGTATAGAGTTCATTTCGTTTATCCAATATCAAGGAGAAGTTTGGATATAATCTAAAAAAGTGTCTAGGTTCTTCGAAAATTTTGCGACCTGAAAAAATCCAATGAGGCTGTCCAGACTGTAGCTATTATTTATGGTTGAAAAACTTTGAGAAAACGAAGATCCTTGTCTCTTCCTTGTCAGAGCGAAACAAGACAAGAATGCCAGCTTTCCTAAAAATTGTAGCATCCAAGAATATCGAAAAAGACGTTTGAACTGATGTCTGTTTACGAGTAGGAGCATGTCTGCGTAGAAGTGTCTCAGAAGACCCAAGTGCGACCCTGCCGTTAGGGACATTCGATTGAACAACCGGTGAACAAGACGATCGTTGTCTCGGTCCTCGACGCAGTGGACCCTGGCAACGCAGACTATCAACCAGGAAGCGGGTTGAAATGATCGACGAGTGCAGCTCGAGCGATA from Megalopta genalis isolate 19385.01 chromosome 3, iyMegGena1_principal, whole genome shotgun sequence harbors:
- the Tsp5D gene encoding tetraspanin 5D, with protein sequence MGRTGYTCIRHVFCSLNVLIWLCACGILGAGLWLRLAYSGYMTLMPYYSFASADSLLLAAGSVTFVIAFFGCCGAWFQSRCMLITYFGLVMLMFLAEFMLGTLAFTFRAHLAHNLKQELLFGIEKHYNHTKEPGSIPYVWARIQTEFQCCGVQDYTDWFQIDAWPKENRVPDSCCIQPKRYCGRADSNGLNKELWHKKGCVSAIQMWLVTRLHVVGTVGLVVAFLQLFGQVASMILFCTVRHKRSSHTYKSYDTTNT